Proteins encoded in a region of the Zea mays cultivar B73 chromosome 2, Zm-B73-REFERENCE-NAM-5.0, whole genome shotgun sequence genome:
- the LOC100279397 gene encoding desaturase/cytochrome b5 protein, translating to MPPSADAMPAPGDAACAGDVRLISSKELREHASAADLWISISGDVYDVTPWLPHHPGGDLPLITLAGQDATDAFAAYHPPSARPLLRRFFVGRLSDYTVSPASADYRRLLAQLSSAGLFERVGPTPRVQLALMAVLFYAALYLVLACASASAHMLAGGLIGFVWIQSGWMGHDSGHHRITGHPLLDRVVQVLSGNCLTGLSIAWWKCNHNTHHIACNSLDHDPDLQHMPLFAVSPKLFGNIWSYFYQRTLAFDAASKFLISYQHWTFYPVMCIARINLLAQSAVFVLTEKRVPQRLLEIAGVAAFWAWYPLLVACLPNWWERVAFVLLSFTICGIQHVQFCLNHFSSDVYVGPPKGNDWFEKQTAGTLDILCPPWMDWFHGGLQFQIEHHLFPRLPRCHLRKVAPAVRDLCKKHGLTYSAASFWDANVLTWKTLRAAALQARSATGGGGGAPKNLVWEALNTHG from the coding sequence ATGCCGCCCTCTGCCGACGCAATGCCGGCCCCCGGAGACGCCGCGTGCGCCGGCGACGTGCGCTTGATCTCCTCCAAGGAGCTCCGCGAGCACGCGTCCGCCGCCGACCTCTGGATCTCCATCTCGGGCGACGTGTACGACGTGACGCCCTGGCTTCCCCACCACCCGGGCGGCGACCTCCCGCTCATCACCTTGGCGGGGCAGGACGCCACCGACGCCTTCGCCGCCTACCACCCGCCCTCGGCGCGCCCGCTCCTCCGCCGCTTCTTCGTCGGCCGCCTCTCCGACTACACCGTCTCCCCCGCGTCCGCCGACTACCGCCGCCTCCTGGCGCAGCTCTCCTCCGCGGGCCTCTTCGAGCGCGTCGGCCCCACCCCCAGGGTACAGCTCGCCCTGATGGCCGTCCTCTTCTACGCGGCGCTCTACCTCGTCCTCGCCTGCGCCAGCGCCTCGGCGCACATGCTCGCTGGGGGGCTCATCGGCTTCGTCTGGATCCAGTCCGGCTGGATGGGCCACGACTCGGGCCACCACCGCATCACGGGCCATCCGCTCCTGGACCGCGTCGTGCAGGTGCTCTCCGGAAACTGCCTCACTGGCCTCAGCATCGCCTGGTGGAAATGCAACCACAACACGCACCACATCGCCTGCAACAGCCTGGACCATGACCCGGACCTCCAGCACATGCCGCTCTTCGCTGTCTCCCCCAAGCTGTTCGGCAACATATGGTCCTACTTCTACCAGCGGACCCTGGCCTTCGACGCCGCCTCGAAATTCCTCATCAGCTACCAGCACTGGACCTTCTACCCGGTAATGTGCATCGCCAGGATAAATCTTCTGGCGCAGTCCGCTGTCTTCGTCCTGACCGAGAAGAGGGTGCCGCAGCGGCTGCTTGAGATCGCCGGTGTCGCCGCGTTCTGGGCTTGGTACCCGTTGCTGGTGGCGTGCCTGCCGAATTGGTGGGAGAGGGTGGCGTTCGTGCTTCTCAGCTTTACCATCTGCGGGATCCAGCACGTCCAATTCTGCCTGAACCACTTCTCGTCCGATGTGTACGTCGGGCCACCCAAGGGCAACGACTGGTTCGAGAAGCAGACGGCAGGCACGCTCGACATCCTGTGCCCTCCTTGGATGGATTGGTTCCATGGCGGCCTGCAGTTCCAGATTGAGCACCATCTGTTCCCCCGCCTGCCTCGGTGCCACCTTCGGAAGGTTGCGCCGGCGGTGCGTGACCTTTGCAAGAAGCATGGGCTGACCTATTCCGCAGCCTCCTTCTGGGACGCAAATGTGCTTACATGGAAGACACTCAGGGCTGCCGCATTGCAGGCCAGGAGCGccacaggcggcggcggcggcgctccgaAGAATTTGGTCTGGGAGGCATTGAACACCCATGGATGA